From a single Cyclobacterium marinum DSM 745 genomic region:
- a CDS encoding aspartate-semialdehyde dehydrogenase, with the protein MKLAVVGATGLVGSEILEVLEEHNFPFDELLLVASERSAGKKIAYKGKEYTVIGLKQAVAEKPDVAIFSAGGGTSQEWAPQFAEVGTIVIDNSSAWRMDPTKKLVVPEINGKSLRIDDRIIANPNCSTIQMVLALAPLREKYGIKRIVVSTYQSVTGTGKDAVDQMMAERNGEKADMVYPYKIDLNVLPHIDVFQENGYTKEEMKMINETKKIFGDDSIQVTATAVRIPVMGGHSEAVNVEFHNDFDLAEVKELLTKTPGIIVEDDPANNIYPMPLNAHKKDEVFVGRLRRDETQANTLNMWIVADNLRKGAATNAVQIAEYLLEHSMV; encoded by the coding sequence ATGAAGTTAGCCGTAGTTGGAGCCACCGGATTGGTAGGTTCAGAAATCCTAGAAGTGCTCGAAGAGCACAATTTCCCTTTCGATGAATTATTGTTGGTTGCCTCTGAGCGTTCTGCAGGGAAAAAGATTGCTTATAAGGGTAAGGAGTATACGGTAATTGGTCTCAAACAGGCAGTGGCAGAAAAGCCAGACGTGGCTATTTTTTCAGCCGGTGGAGGAACTTCTCAAGAATGGGCACCCCAGTTTGCTGAGGTAGGTACAATCGTGATTGACAATTCTTCAGCATGGAGAATGGACCCAACAAAAAAATTGGTAGTTCCGGAAATCAATGGCAAGAGTCTTAGAATTGATGACCGTATCATCGCTAATCCTAATTGCTCTACCATTCAAATGGTATTAGCTTTGGCTCCATTGAGAGAAAAATATGGCATCAAAAGAATTGTGGTTTCTACCTATCAGTCCGTTACCGGAACGGGTAAAGATGCAGTAGATCAGATGATGGCAGAAAGAAATGGAGAAAAAGCCGATATGGTTTATCCCTATAAAATTGATTTGAATGTATTGCCTCATATCGATGTATTCCAAGAAAATGGATACACCAAAGAGGAAATGAAGATGATTAATGAAACCAAAAAAATCTTTGGGGATGACTCCATTCAGGTAACGGCTACTGCTGTGAGAATTCCTGTAATGGGTGGTCATTCAGAAGCTGTTAATGTGGAATTCCACAATGATTTTGACTTGGCAGAAGTCAAAGAATTGTTGACCAAGACTCCGGGAATTATTGTAGAAGATGATCCGGCAAATAATATTTATCCCATGCCATTGAATGCGCACAAAAAGGATGAGGTGTTTGTGGGAAGATTAAGGAGAGATGAAACACAAGCGAATACCCTAAATATGTGGATTGTAGCCGATAACCTAAGAAAAGGGGCAGCAACAAATGCAGTTCAGATAGCTGAGTATTTACTGGAACACAGCATGGTTTAA
- the cysS gene encoding cysteine--tRNA ligase, with protein MQSKKLKIYNTLTREKEIFEPINPPNVGMYVCGPTVYGDAHLGHARAAVSFDIVFRYLTFLNYKVRYVRNITDVGHLEADADEGEDKIAKKAKLEQLEPMEVAQQYASSYHRDMELLNTFKPSIEPRATGHIPEQIKLIEEIIENGLAYEVNGSVYFDVLKYNAQEKQYGVLSGRVVEELMSGSRELDGQSEKRNPVDFALWKKASPEHLMRWESKWSVGFPGWHLECTAMSSKYLGDQFDIHGGGMDLMFPHHECEIAQSNASHHTDPAKYWMHNNMITINGQKMGKSLGNFITLQQLFNGDHDKLEQAYSPMTVRYFILTAHYRSTLDFSNGALQAAQKGYKKLINGLRIAGQLKYEADPEVLVDEKLVSQIEKSIEAAFAAMNDDFNTAQAIGHLFNLLKKINSLYTGQIKSAQLGKDVYDKLIQTFNVFITEILGLLEEKGDNQEALLKVIIDLYSKAKTARDYQKVDEIRAALKDMGVIIKDMKHSVDWAYEE; from the coding sequence ATGCAATCAAAAAAGTTAAAAATATACAATACCCTCACCAGGGAGAAGGAAATTTTTGAACCCATTAATCCTCCAAATGTTGGAATGTATGTCTGTGGCCCCACCGTGTATGGAGATGCACATCTGGGCCATGCCAGGGCTGCCGTTTCCTTCGATATCGTTTTCAGGTACCTCACTTTTCTCAATTATAAAGTCCGCTATGTACGGAATATTACCGATGTGGGCCACCTGGAAGCTGATGCAGATGAGGGTGAAGATAAAATTGCAAAAAAAGCAAAACTGGAACAACTAGAGCCCATGGAAGTGGCCCAGCAATATGCCTCTTCTTATCATAGAGACATGGAGTTGCTCAATACTTTCAAGCCCAGCATTGAGCCCCGTGCTACCGGACATATTCCGGAGCAGATCAAGCTCATCGAAGAAATCATTGAAAATGGCCTGGCCTATGAGGTCAATGGAAGTGTGTATTTTGATGTGCTCAAATACAATGCGCAAGAAAAACAATACGGGGTCTTGTCCGGTCGTGTGGTAGAAGAACTGATGAGTGGGAGCAGAGAACTCGATGGGCAATCGGAAAAAAGAAATCCTGTGGACTTTGCCCTATGGAAAAAAGCTTCTCCAGAACACCTGATGCGTTGGGAGTCCAAATGGAGTGTGGGCTTCCCGGGTTGGCACCTGGAGTGTACGGCCATGAGTTCCAAATACCTGGGAGATCAGTTTGATATCCACGGTGGAGGTATGGACCTGATGTTTCCACACCATGAATGTGAAATCGCCCAAAGCAATGCAAGCCATCATACCGACCCGGCAAAGTATTGGATGCACAATAATATGATCACCATCAATGGACAAAAGATGGGGAAATCCCTAGGGAATTTCATTACCCTTCAGCAATTGTTCAATGGAGATCATGACAAACTGGAGCAGGCCTATAGCCCCATGACGGTAAGGTATTTTATTTTAACAGCCCATTACCGCTCCACATTGGATTTCTCTAATGGCGCTTTACAGGCTGCGCAAAAAGGCTATAAAAAGTTAATCAATGGACTGAGAATAGCCGGCCAACTGAAATATGAGGCCGATCCGGAAGTGCTGGTGGACGAAAAGCTTGTCTCACAAATCGAGAAAAGCATTGAGGCTGCCTTTGCGGCCATGAATGATGACTTTAATACGGCTCAGGCCATCGGTCATCTTTTCAACTTGCTGAAAAAAATCAATAGCCTTTACACCGGTCAGATAAAGTCAGCCCAGCTGGGAAAAGATGTATATGATAAACTGATTCAAACTTTTAACGTATTTATTACTGAGATTTTAGGTTTGCTAGAGGAAAAAGGTGACAATCAGGAAGCTTTGTTAAAAGTGATCATCGACCTTTATAGCAAGGCAAAGACTGCCAGAGATTATCAAAAAGTGGATGAAATCAGGGCGGCATTGAAAGATATGGGTGTAATAATTAAAGACATGAAGCATAGCGTAGATTGGGCTTATGAAGAATAA
- a CDS encoding THUMP-like domain-containing protein, with product MNLENIYHQELMQFVQDHLKEDPAQLLLRHKNVPGIDLKIAAQQIAMRQKAAKKLPFWASHPSLIFPPSISMEQCSSELTAAYKAKLVSGQTFIDLTGGFAVDTFYIGKNFKSVSYLERQQELVELAQYNLSRLLMDQEIKLSLVHGESIQFIEESQANYDVLFVDPARRGSGNQKMYQLKDLEPDVSQNWDILKAKAKVILIKASPMLDIRAALKELPEINEVHVVAVKNEVKELLFLYTGKHEPLKVVATELGSKSVQQFSFKVEEETNATVNYSLPQKFLVLPYACILKAGAFKSFAQQFGLNKLHPHTHLYTVDELTGPVHGRVFEVLEELKLDKKTLKTRFPNGKVNVLTRNYPIKPDQIKKRYKLKDGGDDYLIGCTLLDGKTAVLRCRLSQEDSYFESG from the coding sequence GTGAACCTTGAAAATATATATCATCAAGAATTGATGCAGTTTGTGCAGGATCATCTAAAGGAAGATCCTGCACAATTGCTTTTAAGGCATAAAAATGTCCCGGGAATAGACTTAAAAATAGCCGCCCAGCAAATTGCCATGCGACAAAAGGCTGCTAAGAAGCTTCCTTTTTGGGCGAGTCACCCTTCCTTAATTTTTCCTCCCAGCATATCTATGGAGCAGTGCTCTTCCGAGCTTACGGCAGCTTACAAGGCCAAGCTGGTTTCGGGCCAAACCTTTATTGACCTTACAGGAGGTTTTGCTGTAGATACTTTTTATATAGGCAAAAATTTTAAATCTGTGAGCTACCTGGAAAGGCAGCAAGAACTGGTGGAACTTGCCCAATACAATCTTTCCAGATTATTAATGGACCAAGAGATCAAATTGAGTTTGGTGCATGGAGAGTCGATTCAGTTTATCGAAGAATCTCAAGCCAATTACGATGTGCTTTTTGTGGACCCGGCCAGGAGAGGTAGTGGGAATCAAAAGATGTATCAACTCAAAGACCTTGAACCTGATGTTAGCCAAAATTGGGATATTTTAAAGGCTAAAGCCAAGGTAATTTTGATCAAAGCATCACCTATGCTTGATATCCGGGCAGCGCTTAAGGAATTGCCGGAAATCAATGAAGTGCATGTGGTAGCCGTAAAAAATGAGGTAAAAGAATTGCTGTTTCTTTACACTGGAAAGCATGAGCCTTTGAAAGTGGTAGCCACTGAATTAGGCAGTAAATCTGTGCAACAGTTTTCTTTTAAGGTGGAGGAAGAAACAAATGCTACGGTTAACTATTCTTTGCCACAAAAATTTCTGGTTTTGCCTTACGCTTGTATTTTAAAAGCCGGGGCTTTTAAAAGCTTTGCTCAGCAATTTGGCTTAAACAAACTTCATCCACACACCCATCTTTACACTGTCGATGAATTAACCGGTCCGGTACATGGGAGGGTTTTTGAAGTTTTAGAGGAACTAAAATTGGATAAGAAAACCCTTAAAACGCGCTTTCCTAATGGAAAAGTGAATGTATTGACCCGGAATTATCCCATCAAGCCGGACCAGATCAAAAAGAGATACAAGCTTAAGGATGGAGGGGATGACTATTTAATTGGCTGTACTTTATTGGATGGGAAGACTGCTGTGTTAAGGTGTAGGCTTTCTCAAGAAGATAGTTATTTTGAATCTGGGTAA
- a CDS encoding ribosome maturation factor RimP, whose protein sequence is MDLRQTIEEIVEKHLPDSSHFVVDVQIVKKGNKKSLQILIDADHGINIDSCALVSRAVGEEIEAKELMDTAYIMEVSSPGVDFPLSSRRQYQKNIGRNLRVSLEEGKDTEGKLTEVEQTGIQLLVKKKEKGKKAVEETLSIPFNQIKKSIVLVSFK, encoded by the coding sequence ATGGATTTGAGGCAAACGATAGAAGAAATAGTGGAAAAGCACCTTCCCGACAGCAGTCATTTTGTCGTAGATGTTCAAATAGTGAAGAAGGGAAATAAAAAATCTTTACAAATATTAATTGACGCTGATCACGGCATTAATATTGATTCTTGTGCATTGGTAAGTAGAGCCGTAGGTGAAGAAATAGAAGCCAAAGAACTGATGGACACTGCTTATATAATGGAGGTTTCCTCTCCCGGAGTAGATTTTCCTTTAAGTTCAAGGAGGCAATATCAAAAAAATATTGGCCGAAACTTAAGGGTTAGCCTTGAAGAAGGGAAAGACACGGAAGGAAAACTTACAGAAGTGGAGCAGACAGGAATTCAGTTGTTGGTAAAGAAAAAAGAAAAGGGGAAGAAGGCTGTTGAAGAAACGCTCAGCATACCTTTCAACCAAATTAAAAAATCAATTGTATTAGTCTCTTTCAAATAA
- the nusA gene encoding transcription termination factor NusA encodes MDAKILIESFAEFARSKNVDRPTMIRILEDVFRAMIRKKYETDENFDVIINADKGDLEIVRIREIVDDNSEDIWDHDKISLAEAKKIEPDFEIGEETYEKIELEDFGRRAVMMARQTLIQRIKDLEKDLLFQQYEELVSEIITAEVYQILGREILLMDGEGNELIMPKSEQIPKDRFRKGDTVRAIVHKVEMINGNPKIILSRTSPIFLERLFENEVPEVYDGLITIKKIVREPGDRAKVAVESYDDRIDPVGACVGMKGSRIHAVVRELQNENIDVINYTDNLDLYVSRALSPAKVTSLQVNEEAKRISVYLKPDQVSLAIGKGGFNIRLASRLVGYEIDVFRELSDYEDEEDVDLSEFSDEIESWVLEELKKTGLDTAKSVLALTKEDLLRRTELEEETIADIFKILKQEFE; translated from the coding sequence ATGGATGCTAAAATTCTGATTGAATCATTTGCAGAGTTTGCAAGATCAAAAAATGTGGACAGACCGACAATGATCCGCATTCTCGAAGATGTATTTAGGGCGATGATTCGTAAAAAGTATGAAACTGATGAAAACTTTGATGTGATCATCAACGCGGACAAAGGTGATTTGGAGATCGTAAGGATTAGAGAGATCGTGGACGACAATTCTGAAGACATCTGGGATCATGACAAAATTAGTTTGGCAGAAGCCAAAAAAATTGAGCCTGATTTTGAAATCGGTGAAGAGACCTATGAAAAAATAGAATTGGAGGATTTTGGTCGACGGGCGGTAATGATGGCCAGGCAGACCCTAATTCAAAGAATTAAAGATTTAGAAAAGGATTTACTTTTCCAGCAATATGAAGAACTTGTAAGTGAGATTATCACTGCAGAAGTTTATCAGATATTGGGTAGAGAAATTCTACTTATGGATGGTGAGGGCAATGAATTGATCATGCCCAAGTCAGAGCAAATACCTAAGGACAGGTTTAGAAAGGGAGATACTGTCCGGGCGATTGTTCACAAGGTGGAAATGATCAACGGTAATCCAAAAATTATACTTTCGAGAACATCTCCAATATTCTTGGAAAGGTTATTTGAGAATGAAGTACCGGAAGTATACGATGGTTTGATAACCATCAAAAAGATAGTGAGAGAACCCGGAGACAGGGCCAAGGTGGCCGTAGAATCATACGATGATCGGATAGATCCGGTTGGGGCATGTGTGGGTATGAAAGGTAGCAGGATTCATGCTGTGGTAAGAGAACTACAGAATGAAAACATTGATGTTATCAATTACACAGACAATCTTGATTTATATGTTTCCAGAGCATTAAGTCCTGCCAAGGTAACTTCACTCCAAGTGAATGAAGAAGCTAAAAGGATTTCGGTATATTTGAAACCTGATCAGGTATCTCTAGCCATAGGAAAAGGAGGCTTCAATATCAGGCTTGCCAGTCGTTTGGTAGGTTATGAAATAGATGTCTTTAGAGAACTTTCTGATTATGAAGATGAAGAAGATGTTGATCTATCTGAATTTTCTGACGAAATTGAAAGTTGGGTATTAGAGGAGTTGAAGAAAACAGGTTTGGATACTGCGAAAAGTGTATTGGCATTGACCAAAGAAGACCTTTTAAGGAGGACAGAATTGGAAGAAGAAACGATTGCCGATATATTTAAAATATTAAAACAAGAATTTGAATAG
- the infB gene encoding translation initiation factor IF-2 has protein sequence MSEEKMMRLGQVARKLNVGVSTIVESMAKKGFEVESNPNSKISSEHYNMLAKEFKSSAQEKEEASHLSIGKRHNENFTIKAESESEPEKEIKKPEPKKPVSTSKPASAPPPAEEKKAEEKATDKISNEAPKLQGIKVLGKIDLDGNKSKSKPAEVKEEPKPSTPKPVAEEPKKPEPKPEAKKEPEVKAEPKKEKEQPQKAAPKAETTTPKPTPTPEKTEKPVAKTPPAPKAEEKATPPKKAPEAKPEAPKEPTAQSKPNTEEKATTKEPEKPIEKTEDKVISAKADSLKGLTVLGKIELPKDKPKKKSKPVASSDERNKEKKKRPRKRIDNRPAKSGDGARNTPAGRGQGGQGGGGARKGNNRGGVGRPGGRGQNPRFQKEEPTQKEIQDQIKQTLARLQGGGKSGGRGKNRRDKRSERTKEVSETPEESKILRVTEFISANDLASLMDVSVNEVISVCMGLGMFVSINQRLDAEAITIIADEFHYDVEFTKTDEEETEVIEEENEDTLIERAPIVTIMGHVDHGKTSLLDYIRRAKVTHGEAGGITQHIGAYDVETSDGHKIAFLDTPGHEAFTAMRARGAKITDVAIIVIAADDNVMPQTKEAINHAQVAGVPMIFAINKIDRPNSNPEKIKEELANMNLLVEDWGGKYQSQDISAKTGVGIDELLEKVLLESEILELKANPNKNAVGTVVEASLDKGRGYVSTIMVQAGTLHVGDTILAGQHYGRVKAMFDHLGKKVEEAGPSTPVQVLGLGGAPQAGDVFKVYDSEREAREIANSREQIQREQSLRTKKHITLDEIGRRLAIGSFKELNIIIKGDVDGSVEALSDSLLKLSKDEVNVNIIHNGVGQISESDVLLASASDAIILGFQVRPSVNAKRLAEQEEIEIRHYSIIYDAINQIKDAIEGMLEPEFEEVITGNIEVREVFKISKVGTVAGCYVTDGYINRKNKIRIIRDGIVIHEGEISALKRFKDDVSEVKYGYECGVSIKGFNDIQQGDTFEGYKMEEVKRKK, from the coding sequence ATGTCAGAAGAAAAAATGATGCGATTAGGCCAAGTAGCCAGAAAACTCAATGTGGGGGTTTCCACCATTGTTGAGTCTATGGCCAAGAAGGGCTTTGAGGTAGAAAGCAATCCGAACTCGAAGATAAGTTCGGAACATTACAATATGCTTGCCAAAGAGTTCAAGTCTTCTGCTCAAGAAAAGGAAGAGGCCTCCCATCTATCTATAGGCAAAAGGCACAATGAAAACTTCACCATCAAGGCGGAGTCTGAATCTGAGCCTGAAAAAGAAATCAAAAAGCCGGAGCCGAAAAAACCGGTAAGCACTAGCAAACCGGCCAGTGCACCTCCTCCTGCCGAGGAGAAAAAAGCTGAGGAAAAAGCTACTGATAAAATATCAAATGAAGCCCCTAAACTTCAAGGAATAAAGGTGCTGGGCAAAATTGATTTGGATGGCAATAAATCCAAATCAAAGCCTGCGGAAGTGAAGGAAGAGCCTAAGCCTTCTACACCTAAGCCGGTGGCAGAAGAGCCTAAAAAGCCGGAACCAAAACCTGAAGCAAAAAAGGAACCTGAAGTAAAAGCTGAACCTAAAAAGGAAAAAGAACAGCCTCAGAAAGCAGCGCCAAAAGCGGAAACGACAACGCCTAAACCTACTCCTACTCCAGAAAAAACCGAAAAGCCGGTAGCTAAAACTCCTCCTGCTCCTAAAGCAGAAGAGAAAGCCACACCTCCTAAAAAAGCGCCAGAAGCTAAACCTGAAGCGCCTAAGGAGCCTACTGCCCAATCGAAGCCTAATACAGAAGAGAAAGCAACTACTAAAGAACCGGAGAAACCTATCGAAAAGACTGAAGACAAGGTGATATCTGCAAAGGCAGATTCCCTTAAAGGTTTGACCGTTTTGGGAAAAATCGAACTCCCCAAAGACAAACCAAAGAAAAAATCCAAACCGGTTGCCTCTTCTGATGAGCGCAACAAGGAGAAGAAGAAACGTCCAAGAAAAAGGATTGATAACCGTCCTGCCAAAAGTGGTGACGGAGCGAGGAATACACCTGCCGGAAGAGGACAAGGTGGACAAGGTGGCGGTGGTGCCAGAAAAGGAAACAACCGAGGAGGCGTAGGACGTCCGGGAGGAAGAGGTCAAAACCCACGATTCCAAAAAGAGGAACCTACCCAAAAAGAAATTCAGGATCAAATCAAACAAACACTTGCTCGTCTGCAAGGAGGTGGTAAATCCGGAGGTAGAGGTAAAAACAGAAGAGACAAAAGATCTGAAAGAACCAAGGAGGTCAGTGAAACTCCGGAGGAAAGCAAAATATTACGGGTAACGGAATTTATTTCCGCAAATGACCTGGCATCTTTAATGGATGTTTCTGTAAATGAAGTGATCTCTGTCTGTATGGGATTGGGAATGTTTGTTTCCATCAACCAAAGGTTGGATGCAGAAGCCATTACCATCATCGCAGATGAATTTCATTATGATGTAGAATTTACCAAAACTGACGAGGAAGAAACTGAAGTCATAGAAGAGGAAAACGAAGATACACTTATAGAAAGAGCGCCGATTGTGACCATAATGGGTCACGTAGATCATGGTAAAACTTCCCTACTGGATTATATCCGAAGGGCAAAAGTAACCCATGGCGAAGCAGGTGGAATTACCCAGCATATCGGGGCCTATGATGTGGAAACTTCCGATGGACACAAAATTGCATTTTTGGATACTCCGGGTCACGAAGCTTTTACAGCCATGCGTGCCAGAGGTGCAAAAATCACTGATGTTGCCATTATCGTAATTGCAGCGGATGACAACGTCATGCCACAAACCAAAGAAGCCATCAACCACGCTCAGGTAGCAGGTGTTCCTATGATCTTTGCCATCAATAAAATTGATAGGCCAAACTCCAATCCGGAAAAAATCAAGGAAGAATTGGCAAATATGAACCTATTGGTGGAAGATTGGGGTGGTAAATACCAATCTCAAGATATCTCTGCCAAAACAGGTGTGGGTATTGACGAGCTATTAGAAAAAGTATTGCTGGAATCTGAAATACTGGAACTAAAAGCCAACCCAAATAAAAATGCAGTAGGTACTGTAGTCGAAGCTTCCCTTGACAAAGGTAGAGGTTATGTATCCACCATTATGGTTCAAGCAGGAACGCTCCATGTAGGAGACACCATCTTGGCAGGTCAACACTACGGTAGAGTGAAAGCCATGTTTGACCACTTGGGTAAAAAAGTGGAAGAAGCAGGCCCTTCCACACCGGTACAGGTACTTGGTTTAGGAGGAGCCCCTCAAGCAGGCGATGTGTTCAAAGTATATGATTCTGAAAGAGAAGCCAGGGAAATTGCCAACTCAAGGGAGCAAATACAAAGAGAGCAAAGCTTACGTACCAAGAAACACATTACCTTGGATGAAATTGGTAGAAGATTGGCCATTGGTAGCTTTAAAGAACTCAACATCATTATCAAAGGTGACGTGGATGGTTCTGTGGAAGCCCTTTCCGATTCCTTGCTGAAACTTTCCAAAGACGAGGTAAATGTAAACATCATTCACAATGGAGTAGGTCAAATCTCCGAATCGGATGTATTGCTTGCCTCTGCTTCAGATGCGATTATTCTCGGATTCCAAGTAAGGCCATCTGTGAATGCCAAACGCCTAGCTGAACAAGAAGAAATCGAGATCAGGCATTACTCCATTATCTATGACGCCATCAACCAGATCAAGGATGCCATCGAAGGTATGCTAGAGCCTGAATTTGAGGAAGTGATCACAGGTAATATTGAGGTTAGAGAAGTTTTCAAAATCTCTAAAGTAGGTACTGTTGCCGGTTGTTACGTAACCGACGGATATATCAACCGTAAAAACAAAATCAGAATTATCAGAGATGGTATAGTGATTCACGAAGGTGAAATCAGTGCCTTGAAGCGATTCAAGGATGATGTAAGTGAAGTGAAATATGGTTACGAATGTGGTGTATCCATCAAAGGCTTTAATGATATCCAGCAAGGAGATACCTTCGAAGGGTACAAAATGGAAGAAGTTAAACGTAAAAAATAA